The sequence below is a genomic window from uncultured Fibrobacter sp..
GGTATGACACTTCTATTCGTTCTTTTCATTTACTTCTTTTCGTAAATCTGGTCAAAGATGCCGCCGTTGGAGAAGTGCGTGCCCTGAGCCTTGTCCCAACCGCCGAAGTAGCTGATGTCAATCAGGTTCACGTTTTGGTCGAATTCCTTGTACTGGTCAAGAATAGCCTTGTTGGAAGGACGGTAGTGATTCTTGGCGGCAATGTGTTGGCCTTCATCGCTGTAGAGGAAGTTCAGGTATTCGGTGGCAAGTTCGCGGGTGCCGCGCTTGTCGACCACCTTGTCCACGATTGCGACAGAAGGTTCGGCCAAGATACTCACGCTAGGAATGACGATTTCGTAGTCGTTAGGATAATCCTTGAGCGAAAGGAAGGCTTCGTTTTCCCAGGCGAGCAAAACATCGCCCTGGCCATTTTCGATGAAGGTTGTCGTAGATCCGCGAGCGCCGGAGGCGAGTACGAGAACATTCTTGTAAAGCTTCTTCACGAATTCCTTGACCTTGGCTTCGTCGCCATTGTACTGCTTTTCGGCCCAAGCCCAAGCGGCAAGGTAGTTCCAGCGTGCGCCGCCAGAGGTTTTCGGGTTCGGCGTGATGACTCCGATGCCGTCCTTCACGAGATCGCCCCAGTCCTTAAGGTTCTTCGGGTTACCCTTGCGAACCAAGAACACGATGGTCGATGTGTAAGGAGCGCTATTCAGCGGGAATTCCTTGACCCAGCCATCTTCGATAAGGCCTGCGTCGCGTACGGCGTTCACGTCGTATTCGAGGGCGAGTGTCACCACGTCGGCTTCAAGGCCGTTGGCCACTTCAAGGGCCTGCTTGCCGGAACCGCCATGGGACTGGGTGATTTCCACATCCTTGCCGGTCTTTTCTTTCCAGTGCTTTGCGAAAACTTCGTTGTAGTTGGCGTAGAGTTCGCGGGTCGGATCGTAAGACACGTTGGTAAGAGTCTGCTTTTCAACCTTGGCAGAAGATTCGCTTTTCTTTTCGTCAGAAGAAGAGCATGCGCTAAAGCCAATAGTTCCTGCAATCAGGAGAGTTGCCGCAACGGCGGACTTGACAAAATTCTGATTCATTCTTATACCTCGCTTGTTTATGTTTTTTTGTTTGTTGATTTTATTTGTTTTTTTGTGCGCCGAAATATAGAACTGGAAAAATCATCTGTCCAATACTTTGTTTTTATGCGGATTTATAGATTTTTCTTATCGGAAAACACGATGGACATAATTTTCATTTTAAAGGTCGTCACGAAGAAGCGAAAAAAATGTCCTCGACACTTGGCTGCGTCGGGGACATTCGGCTTTTATGGCTTTATCGGTTTTATTCAATAACAAGGCCTTCGTTCGTGGCGTTGTCGCCTTCGATATGGAAGGAATTCAATACCGGATTTTCGCGGTCCATGAGCGAAAGAATTAAGTAGCTTGCCGATGAATCGTAAGCCAGGCGCTTGTCTTCTTGCGACGGGCGTGACGGCGATTCCGGATGAGAATGCCAGTTGCCCAGCGGTTTCAGCCCCTTGGCGCGAATATCCTTGATGGCGGCCAAGTGTTCCTTGGGGTCAAGCGAAAAATGCTCGTTGGAATGGTCGATGTTTGTAAGCAGATACACTTCGCGAATCACCTTTCCTTCGGCAGTCACTTCACCCGCAACCAGACCGCAGGCTTCTTCCGGCAAGTTCTTTTCCGCATGCGCCAGGATTTTTTCGTAGTTGTCCTTTGAAATGGAAATCATGCGTACCGCCTAGTGTTTGAGATCGCAAACAGCCTGTTCGTAGTCAATGAGCTTGGTGATGGTCGGGTGCGTGCCGCAAACGGCGCAGTCTTCGGTATGGCTCGGGAGTTTTACCTTGCGGAATTCCATGGTGAGCGCATTGTAGGTGAGCAAGTAACCTGTAAGCAAGTTGCCCACGCCCAAAATGTACTTGACGGCTTCCATTGCCTGAAGGCTACCAATCACGCCTCCCATCGCGCCAATGACGCCCGCCTGCTTACAAGTCGGCACCGCATCTTTCGGAGGGGGTTCCTTGAATACGCAGCGGTAGCAAGGTCCCTGGCCCGGAACGTATGTCATCAGCTGGCCCTGGAAGCGGATGATTCCCGCATGGGAGAATGGTTTCTTTGCCATGACGCAGGCGTCATTGATGAGGAACTTCGCCGGGAAATTGTCGGTCCCGTCGATGATGAAATCGTAATCCTTGATGAGGTCGAGGATGTTGTCGCTCGTGACGAAGGTATGGTAAGTAATCACCTTCACGTCAGGGTTCATCGCTTCCATGGTTTCCTTCGCGGATTGTACCTTGGGTTTACCCACATCCTGCGTGGCGTGTATTATCTGGCGCTGCAAATTCGAAAGGTCAACCACATCGGCATCTACAATGCCGATGGTGCCCACACCTGCGGCGGCAAGGTACATGGCGACAGGAGCGCCAAGGCCTCCCGCACCAATCACGAGAACCTTCGCGTTCAAGAGCTTTTTCTGGCCCTTGGCTCCCACCTCTTTTAGGATAATGTGGCGCGAGTAGCGTTCAAGCTGTTCGTTGGTAAAAGCCATTAGCAGCCGCCTCCCATAAAGTAGAGGAATTCTACGTTATCGCCGTCCTTGAGCACCGCTTTATTGAATGCTCCATTTTCGATAAATTCCTCGTTTACAGAAACAGTAACATAGAGCGGATTGTCTACCTTTTCGGCTTCAATCAATTCTGCGACAGTAAGGCCTTCTTTATATTCTTTCTTGTTTCCAGCAACGGTAATAAACATTTTAACTCCTTGGTTATTCGCCGACTTTCTTTACGATGAGCGTGTAGGTTCCATCTTGGTTGTCGTCGAGTTTGAGAATTTCGTGACCTTCTTCCTTGATGCTGCGCGGCACATTTTGCACCGGCTCGCCATCATTCAAGCGGACAGAAAGAATCTGGCCTTCGTCAAGTTCTTCCAGGGCGACCTTCGCCTTCACGAAAGTGGTCGGGCACACGACATCGGTAATGTCGATGGTATCGTCAATTTTAAAATCTGCCATTGTTTGTTTCTCCGTACATTATTGTTTAATTCTTGCCCAAATATAGAACGGCTTTTTGCCCCTGTCCAATACTATCTTTTTATGCAGAATTATCAGTTTTTCCTATAGTAGTTTCAATCCGAATACCGAAATCCGAACTCCTAATTCTGAATTAAATAATATAGTACCACACGTCGCTTTGCTTGAGTTCTTCAGTTTTGTGCGTTTTGTCGGTAGACACATAATCCATTTCAAGATTTTTCATGCTTACGCGGGTGTTTGCACCTACGGAGCTTGTGATAAATGCATTGCCGCCAATGACTGCATTTTCGCCCACGATAGTGTCTCCGCCGAGAATGGATGCCCCTGCGTAAATAGTGACATTGTCTTGAATGGTGGGGTGGCGTTTTTTACCGGAAAGCTTTTGGCCACCTCTTGTCGAAAGTGCGCCCAAGGTTACGCCCTGATAAATTTTCACGTTTTTGCCGATAACGGCGGTTTCGCCAATCACAATGCCCGTGCCGTGATCGATAAAGAAATACTTGCCAATGGTTGCACCAGGGTGAATGTCGATGCCCGTTTTGGAATG
It includes:
- a CDS encoding molybdopterin-synthase adenylyltransferase MoeB, which translates into the protein MAFTNEQLERYSRHIILKEVGAKGQKKLLNAKVLVIGAGGLGAPVAMYLAAAGVGTIGIVDADVVDLSNLQRQIIHATQDVGKPKVQSAKETMEAMNPDVKVITYHTFVTSDNILDLIKDYDFIIDGTDNFPAKFLINDACVMAKKPFSHAGIIRFQGQLMTYVPGQGPCYRCVFKEPPPKDAVPTCKQAGVIGAMGGVIGSLQAMEAVKYILGVGNLLTGYLLTYNALTMEFRKVKLPSHTEDCAVCGTHPTITKLIDYEQAVCDLKH
- a CDS encoding sulfate ABC transporter substrate-binding protein; translation: MNQNFVKSAVAATLLIAGTIGFSACSSSDEKKSESSAKVEKQTLTNVSYDPTRELYANYNEVFAKHWKEKTGKDVEITQSHGGSGKQALEVANGLEADVVTLALEYDVNAVRDAGLIEDGWVKEFPLNSAPYTSTIVFLVRKGNPKNLKDWGDLVKDGIGVITPNPKTSGGARWNYLAAWAWAEKQYNGDEAKVKEFVKKLYKNVLVLASGARGSTTTFIENGQGDVLLAWENEAFLSLKDYPNDYEIVIPSVSILAEPSVAIVDKVVDKRGTRELATEYLNFLYSDEGQHIAAKNHYRPSNKAILDQYKEFDQNVNLIDISYFGGWDKAQGTHFSNGGIFDQIYEKK
- a CDS encoding M67 family metallopeptidase, giving the protein MISISKDNYEKILAHAEKNLPEEACGLVAGEVTAEGKVIREVYLLTNIDHSNEHFSLDPKEHLAAIKDIRAKGLKPLGNWHSHPESPSRPSQEDKRLAYDSSASYLILSLMDRENPVLNSFHIEGDNATNEGLVIE
- a CDS encoding sulfurtransferase TusA family protein; translated protein: MADFKIDDTIDITDVVCPTTFVKAKVALEELDEGQILSVRLNDGEPVQNVPRSIKEEGHEILKLDDNQDGTYTLIVKKVGE
- the thiS gene encoding sulfur carrier protein ThiS, with protein sequence MFITVAGNKKEYKEGLTVAELIEAEKVDNPLYVTVSVNEEFIENGAFNKAVLKDGDNVEFLYFMGGGC